A region from the Cellvibrio sp. PSBB006 genome encodes:
- a CDS encoding helix-hairpin-helix domain-containing protein codes for MKAFVSCVFAAALVLLSSSFALAVENKPAQKAAEASQLQQAVNINTADADTLSTLKGIGAKKAEAIIAWREANGGFTSVEQLLEVKGIGVAILDANRDNLRLQ; via the coding sequence ATGAAAGCGTTTGTCTCCTGTGTTTTTGCTGCTGCACTTGTTCTCCTTTCCTCTTCCTTTGCTCTGGCTGTAGAAAATAAACCTGCTCAAAAGGCAGCGGAAGCTTCTCAGCTGCAACAAGCTGTCAATATCAATACGGCGGACGCTGATACCCTATCAACTCTGAAAGGGATTGGTGCGAAAAAGGCGGAGGCCATTATTGCGTGGCGTGAGGCTAATGGAGGGTTTACTTCAGTAGAGCAACTGTTGGAAGTTAAAGGTATTGGCGTCGCGATTCTGGATGCGAACCGCGATAATCTCCGCCTCCAGTAA
- the pyrF gene encoding orotidine-5'-phosphate decarboxylase yields MPVQGPRIIVAMDFDNVNDCLALARRLSPRDCRLKVGKELFTTAGPAIVEQLMAMGFEIFLDLKFHDIPNTTAKAVKAAANLGVWMVNVHASGGERMMSASREILEQASGKRPLLIGVTVLTSLDDSDLQAIGIQESAQQQVARLARLTQQCGLDGIVCSAQEARDLRISLGNEFCLVTPGIRLPDSVKDDQRRTLTPGEAIQAGSSYLVIGRPITQAIDPVAVCESINRSLNV; encoded by the coding sequence ATACCAGTGCAAGGGCCGCGAATAATTGTCGCTATGGACTTTGACAACGTGAACGATTGTCTGGCACTGGCCAGACGTTTATCCCCCCGGGACTGTCGATTAAAAGTCGGTAAAGAGCTGTTTACCACTGCGGGCCCCGCCATTGTTGAACAATTGATGGCGATGGGCTTTGAAATCTTTCTGGATCTGAAATTTCACGATATCCCCAATACGACAGCCAAAGCTGTGAAGGCTGCCGCCAATCTCGGCGTCTGGATGGTCAATGTGCATGCCTCGGGCGGTGAGCGTATGATGAGCGCATCCCGCGAAATTTTGGAACAAGCATCAGGCAAGCGCCCTTTATTGATCGGCGTCACTGTTCTGACCAGCCTCGATGATAGTGATTTGCAGGCTATCGGTATTCAGGAATCAGCACAGCAGCAAGTAGCGCGCCTCGCGCGGTTGACCCAACAATGCGGGCTTGACGGTATCGTCTGTTCGGCGCAGGAGGCACGGGATTTGCGTATTTCTTTGGGAAATGAATTTTGCCTGGTAACACCTGGCATCCGTTTGCCGGATTCAGTAAAGGATGATCAACGCCGTACGCTTACCCCTGGGGAAGCCATACAAGCGGGCAGCAGTTATCTGGTGATTGGCCGTCCTATTACCCAGGCTATTGACCCGGTTGCCGTGTGTGAATCCATCAATCGTTCGCTGAATGTTTAA
- the cmk gene encoding (d)CMP kinase, translated as MGTPTVIAIDGPSGSGKGTLSQLLAKKTGFHLLDSGALYRLVALAALKQDVNIQDERQVEQVAAQLDVRFDITDESTRILLSGEDVTSAIRNEIISMNASVVAAYPGVREALLKRQRDFRQLPGLVADGRDMGTTVFPDADIKIFLTASAEARAQRRYKQLVEKGESVDMNALIKDIQERDERDSKRTVSPLKPAADAILLDSTQMTIEEVLEAMLSLVKGAKHS; from the coding sequence ATTGGCACACCTACTGTCATCGCGATCGATGGCCCCAGTGGTTCCGGCAAAGGAACATTGAGTCAGCTGCTCGCAAAAAAAACTGGCTTTCATTTGCTCGATAGTGGAGCACTCTATCGATTGGTTGCACTGGCAGCGCTCAAACAAGACGTTAATATTCAGGATGAGCGACAAGTCGAGCAGGTTGCTGCACAGCTTGATGTTCGTTTTGATATTACCGATGAAAGCACACGCATTTTATTGAGCGGTGAAGATGTCACCAGCGCTATTCGCAATGAAATTATCAGTATGAATGCATCCGTTGTGGCCGCTTATCCCGGTGTGCGCGAAGCGCTGCTCAAGCGTCAGCGGGATTTTCGTCAGTTGCCCGGTCTGGTAGCAGACGGTCGCGATATGGGCACCACCGTTTTTCCTGATGCAGATATTAAAATATTTTTAACTGCCAGTGCAGAAGCGCGCGCGCAGCGTCGCTACAAACAACTCGTCGAAAAAGGCGAGAGTGTCGACATGAATGCCTTGATAAAAGATATTCAGGAACGTGATGAACGTGATAGCAAACGCACAGTTTCGCCATTAAAACCGGCAGCTGATGCGATATTGTTGGATAGCACACAGATGACTATCGAAGAAGTATTGGAAGCTATGCTGAGTTTGGTGAAAGGCGCTAAGCATTCTTGA
- a CDS encoding phosphomannomutase (capsular polysaccharide biosynthesis protein; catalyzes the formation of D-mannose 6-phosphate from alpha-D-mannose 1-phosphate) yields the protein MTLTCFKAYDIRGKLGEELNEDIVYRIGRAYAVFLRPKTVVVGGDVRLTSNALKNALSNGLRDEGVDVIDIGMCGTEEIYFATSHLKRDGGIVITASHNPIDYNGMKMVREGSKPISNDTGLSDIKRLAEANDFAPVDAGKRGSYRQESTLDAYVQHLLGYIDVTQLKPLKLVVNAGNGAAGHVIDALEKHLPFEFIKINHEPDGNFPNGIPNPLLPENRPVTSEAVLKHGADMGIAWDGDFDRCFLFDEQGQFTEGYYIVGLLAEAFLIKSPGEKVIHDPRLVWNTIDIAKRNGGTAIQSKTGHSFIKERMREEDAIYGGEMSAHHYFRDFFYCDSGMIPWLLVAELLCRKSQPLSSMLEDCIARFPSPGEINSHVENPKEAIERVLAHYGDQPKSVDRTDGISLEFDTWRFNLRMSNTEPVVRLNVESRGDAELVKRKTDEVLALLA from the coding sequence ATGACATTGACTTGCTTTAAAGCCTACGACATTCGAGGCAAATTGGGAGAAGAATTAAACGAGGACATCGTCTACCGCATCGGCCGTGCTTATGCGGTTTTTTTACGTCCAAAAACTGTCGTGGTTGGTGGCGATGTGCGCTTGACCAGTAATGCATTAAAAAATGCATTAAGTAATGGTTTGCGCGATGAAGGTGTAGACGTCATCGATATCGGTATGTGTGGCACTGAAGAAATTTATTTTGCCACCAGTCATCTCAAAAGAGACGGCGGCATCGTTATTACGGCCAGTCACAATCCGATTGACTACAACGGCATGAAGATGGTGCGCGAAGGTTCGAAGCCAATCAGTAATGACACGGGTTTAAGTGATATCAAACGCCTTGCAGAAGCGAATGATTTTGCCCCGGTTGATGCAGGAAAGCGCGGTAGCTATCGTCAGGAAAGTACGCTGGATGCTTACGTGCAACACCTGCTCGGGTATATTGATGTAACTCAGTTAAAACCACTGAAGCTGGTCGTCAATGCCGGCAATGGTGCGGCGGGTCATGTTATCGACGCGCTTGAAAAACATTTGCCATTTGAATTTATCAAGATCAATCACGAGCCCGACGGCAATTTTCCGAATGGTATTCCCAACCCCTTGCTGCCTGAAAATCGTCCAGTCACCAGCGAGGCTGTCCTGAAGCACGGCGCTGATATGGGTATTGCCTGGGATGGTGATTTTGATCGCTGTTTTCTGTTTGATGAGCAAGGCCAATTCACCGAAGGGTACTACATCGTCGGGTTACTGGCGGAAGCCTTTTTGATTAAAAGCCCTGGCGAAAAAGTCATTCATGATCCGCGTCTGGTGTGGAATACCATCGATATCGCAAAACGTAACGGCGGCACCGCGATTCAATCCAAAACCGGCCACTCGTTCATCAAAGAGCGTATGCGCGAAGAAGATGCGATCTACGGCGGTGAGATGAGTGCGCACCATTATTTCCGCGATTTCTTCTATTGCGACAGCGGTATGATTCCCTGGTTGCTGGTCGCGGAGTTGTTATGCCGTAAAAGCCAGCCCTTGTCCTCCATGCTCGAAGATTGCATTGCGCGTTTCCCATCGCCGGGTGAAATCAACAGCCATGTGGAAAACCCTAAAGAAGCCATCGAACGCGTACTCGCGCATTATGGTGATCAACCCAAGTCGGTTGACCGCACAGACGGTATCAGCCTTGAATTCGATACCTGGCGATTCAATCTGCGTATGTCCAATACTGAACCGGTGGTGCGCCTGAACGTTGAAAGCCGTGGTGATGCCGAGTTGGTTAAGCGCAAGACAGACGAAGTACTGGCGTTACTCGCATAA
- the galU gene encoding UTP--glucose-1-phosphate uridylyltransferase GalU has protein sequence MQIKKAVIPVAGLGTRMLPATKAIPKEMLPVVDKPLIQYVIEEAAAAGIKEIVLVTHASKNAIENHFDTSFELEAQLEARLKRSLLQEIRSITPPGLTVISVRQAEAKGLGHAILCARPVVGDEPFAVLLPDVLIDRAECNLRQDNLAGMTKRFMETGNSQVLVERVPRDQIDKYGVVDCSGVEIGPGECAAIKAMVEKPPVDEAPSDMAIVGRYVLSKKTWELLAKTQPGAGGEIQLTDAMDELLEQETMEAYQLIGRSHDCGTKIGYMMANVIYAARHDAIGKEFEEFVRQRYCK, from the coding sequence ATGCAAATCAAAAAAGCGGTAATTCCTGTTGCGGGTCTGGGTACCCGTATGTTGCCAGCGACCAAGGCAATCCCCAAAGAAATGTTGCCGGTGGTTGATAAGCCGCTGATTCAATATGTGATTGAAGAAGCGGCAGCGGCCGGGATTAAAGAAATCGTTCTGGTGACTCACGCCAGTAAGAATGCCATCGAAAACCATTTTGATACCAGCTTTGAATTGGAAGCGCAGTTAGAGGCGCGCTTGAAGCGTTCTCTACTGCAGGAAATTCGTTCCATTACACCGCCGGGTTTGACCGTTATCTCTGTCCGTCAGGCAGAGGCTAAAGGTTTGGGGCATGCGATTTTGTGCGCTCGGCCGGTGGTGGGTGATGAGCCCTTTGCGGTGCTTCTACCTGATGTCTTGATCGATAGGGCTGAGTGCAATCTGCGGCAAGATAACCTAGCGGGCATGACCAAGCGCTTTATGGAAACTGGCAACAGCCAGGTGTTGGTCGAGCGCGTGCCACGCGATCAGATCGATAAATACGGTGTAGTGGATTGTTCCGGTGTGGAGATCGGGCCGGGCGAGTGCGCTGCCATCAAGGCGATGGTTGAAAAGCCGCCGGTTGATGAAGCACCATCAGATATGGCTATCGTCGGACGCTATGTCTTGTCCAAGAAAACCTGGGAATTGTTGGCCAAAACCCAGCCTGGTGCCGGCGGTGAAATTCAGCTGACTGACGCCATGGATGAATTATTGGAGCAGGAAACCATGGAAGCCTATCAACTAATCGGACGCAGTCACGATTGCGGTACCAAGATAGGCTACATGATGGCCAATGTGATTTATGCCGCGCGTCACGATGCCATTGGCAAAGAGTTCGAAGAATTTGTTCGTCAGCGTTACTGCAAGTAA
- a CDS encoding mannose-1-phosphate guanylyltransferase/mannose-6-phosphate isomerase: protein MIIPVIMAGGSGTRLWPLSRQHYPKQLLKLFGDKTMLQQTLLRLAGLPDVASPIVVCNEEHRFMVAEQLQEIGQRDAVIILEPVARNTAPAIALAALQARSMESNPTLLVLAADHMIRDVQEFQRVVSLAVQAAGEGRIATFGVQPTHPETGYGYIKTETGKGADDGFYFPVEQFVEKPDLPTAEAYLDAGCYYWNSGMFVFNTDVFLSEMEHYSPDVIAATEQARTLAVHDLDFIRIDRDAFAEAPNISIDYALMEKSQKVVCVPLDAGWSDVGDWKSFSDLSDKDGANNSFIGDTIDIGSTDTLVFSQDKLVATVGVKNLMIINTPDAVLVADKSQAQQVKAVIAHIIQQKRSEHLQHREIYRPWGCYDAIDTGERYQVNRIRVKPGASLSLQLHHHRAEHWIVVKGTALVQKGDEVTLLSENESTFIPIGTRHRLSNPGKIPLEIVEVQSGPYLQEDDVIRYEDSYGRS, encoded by the coding sequence TTGATAATACCCGTTATCATGGCAGGAGGGTCCGGCACACGCTTGTGGCCTCTTTCCCGGCAGCATTACCCCAAACAACTGTTGAAGCTGTTCGGTGATAAAACCATGCTTCAGCAAACCTTGTTGCGCCTTGCCGGTTTACCGGATGTTGCATCGCCGATTGTTGTCTGTAACGAAGAGCATCGTTTTATGGTGGCCGAGCAGTTGCAGGAAATCGGGCAACGCGATGCCGTCATTATTCTGGAGCCGGTAGCACGCAATACCGCACCGGCCATTGCGCTTGCCGCACTGCAAGCCCGCTCAATGGAAAGCAATCCAACTTTATTGGTATTGGCTGCTGACCATATGATCCGCGACGTACAAGAATTTCAACGGGTGGTGAGTCTCGCTGTGCAAGCGGCGGGCGAGGGGCGGATTGCAACCTTCGGCGTGCAACCGACGCATCCTGAAACCGGTTATGGCTACATCAAAACCGAGACAGGGAAGGGCGCTGATGATGGCTTTTATTTTCCAGTTGAACAGTTTGTGGAGAAGCCTGATCTGCCGACAGCAGAAGCTTATCTAGACGCAGGTTGTTACTACTGGAACAGTGGTATGTTCGTGTTTAACACGGACGTGTTTTTGAGCGAGATGGAGCATTACAGCCCCGATGTAATCGCTGCCACCGAGCAGGCCAGAACCCTGGCAGTCCATGATCTCGACTTTATTCGTATCGATCGTGACGCTTTCGCCGAAGCGCCCAATATTTCTATCGACTATGCCTTGATGGAAAAAAGCCAGAAGGTTGTCTGTGTGCCTCTGGATGCCGGCTGGAGTGATGTGGGTGATTGGAAATCCTTCTCTGACCTGTCGGACAAAGATGGAGCGAATAACAGTTTTATCGGCGATACCATCGATATCGGCTCGACGGATACTCTGGTGTTCTCGCAGGACAAATTGGTGGCAACCGTCGGGGTAAAAAACCTGATGATCATCAACACCCCCGATGCCGTGCTGGTTGCTGATAAGTCCCAGGCGCAACAGGTAAAAGCGGTTATTGCACATATTATCCAGCAGAAGCGCAGTGAGCATCTGCAGCACCGTGAGATATACCGCCCCTGGGGTTGTTATGACGCCATTGATACAGGAGAGCGTTACCAGGTCAATCGTATCCGTGTTAAACCGGGCGCGAGCTTGTCGTTGCAACTTCACCACCATCGTGCAGAGCACTGGATTGTGGTGAAAGGAACGGCGCTGGTGCAGAAGGGTGATGAGGTGACGTTACTATCGGAAAACGAATCTACGTTTATCCCGATCGGGACCCGCCACCGCTTGAGCAATCCGGGTAAGATTCCGCTGGAAATTGTTGAAGTGCAGTCTGGTCCGTATTTGCAAGAGGACGATGTTATTCGTTACGAGGACAGTTACGGTCGCTCCTGA
- a CDS encoding phosphoadenylyl-sulfate reductase — MASELINLVDLDAELQAQSPRKILKHALAHFDNIAISFSGAEDVVLVDMAVSMKPDIQVFTLDTGRLHPETYRFIDKVREHYGIRIDVLSPDGEALRRFVGEKGLFSFYQDGHQECCGIRKIEPLRRKLHTVDAWITGQRKDQSPGTRAGIPVIQNDTTFARPGATLTKFNPLANWSSQDVWDYIRGNNLPYNELHDRGFISIGCEPCTKPVGPGQHEREGRWWWEEATKKECGLHGENIKA; from the coding sequence ATGGCCAGCGAACTGATTAATCTGGTTGACCTGGATGCCGAACTGCAAGCCCAGTCACCACGCAAGATCCTCAAGCACGCCCTCGCCCATTTTGACAATATCGCCATTTCCTTCAGCGGCGCTGAAGACGTGGTGTTGGTTGATATGGCGGTCAGTATGAAACCGGATATCCAGGTGTTTACCCTTGATACCGGCCGGCTGCACCCCGAAACCTATCGTTTTATCGACAAAGTCCGCGAGCATTACGGCATCAGGATCGATGTACTGTCACCCGACGGAGAAGCCTTGCGTCGCTTTGTGGGTGAAAAAGGCTTGTTCAGCTTCTATCAGGATGGCCATCAGGAATGCTGCGGCATTCGCAAGATCGAGCCCTTACGCCGCAAGCTGCACACCGTGGATGCCTGGATTACCGGCCAGCGCAAGGACCAGAGTCCCGGCACCCGTGCCGGTATTCCGGTTATCCAGAACGACACCACCTTTGCCCGTCCGGGCGCCACCCTGACCAAGTTCAACCCCTTGGCTAACTGGAGCTCTCAAGACGTGTGGGATTATATTCGCGGTAATAACCTGCCCTACAACGAGCTGCATGATCGCGGGTTTATTTCTATCGGTTGTGAGCCTTGCACTAAGCCAGTGGGGCCCGGCCAGCATGAACGCGAAGGTCGTTGGTGGTGGGAAGAGGCCACCAAGAAAGAATGTGGCCTGCATGGGGAAAATATAAAGGCGTAA
- the thrH gene encoding bifunctional phosphoserine phosphatase/homoserine phosphotransferase ThrH, translated as MEIACLDLEGVLVPEIWIEFAKATGIESLKATTRDIPDYDVLMKQRLRILEENNLGLKEIQDVIATLKPLDGAVEFVDWLRERFQVIILSDTFYEFSQPLMRQLGFPTLFCHRLNVDERDRVVGYTLRQKDPKRQSVLALKTLYYRIIAAGDSYNDTTMLGEADVGILFHAPQNVIEQFPQFPAVHTYEDLKKEFIKASNRNLSL; from the coding sequence GTGGAAATTGCATGTCTTGATCTTGAGGGTGTATTGGTTCCGGAAATCTGGATTGAATTTGCCAAGGCGACAGGCATTGAATCACTCAAAGCCACCACCCGCGACATCCCGGATTATGACGTGCTGATGAAGCAACGCCTGCGTATTCTGGAGGAGAATAACCTGGGCTTGAAAGAAATTCAGGACGTTATCGCGACGCTCAAACCCCTCGATGGTGCAGTAGAGTTTGTGGATTGGCTGCGCGAGCGTTTCCAGGTCATCATCCTGTCAGACACTTTTTATGAATTTTCCCAACCCCTGATGCGCCAGCTGGGCTTTCCCACGCTGTTTTGCCACCGCTTGAATGTGGATGAGCGTGACCGCGTGGTGGGCTATACCTTGCGCCAGAAAGACCCCAAGCGCCAGTCGGTATTGGCATTGAAGACGCTTTACTACCGCATCATTGCTGCCGGTGATTCCTACAATGACACCACCATGCTGGGCGAAGCAGATGTGGGTATTCTGTTTCATGCACCGCAAAATGTTATTGAACAATTTCCTCAATTCCCCGCTGTGCATACTTATGAAGATTTGAAAAAAGAATTCATCAAGGCCAGCAATCGCAATCTGAGTCTTTAA
- a CDS encoding efflux RND transporter periplasmic adaptor subunit: protein MSTKDYLAQLRAPVWLMMCGIFLAHESSADDTLKVAVTRVEQRELIEEVPLTGTVSSPKISVLSSEVAGLVSNVHVDAGDQVSAGDLLLELDSELSAIDRDSARAAARGARAAWEETKKRLEDAQALVAQKNIAASEVRALEAQVEIDNASWQAADAEARRQAAEFQRHHLNAPFSGVVSRKLVEVGEWLAPGAEVVELVATNNLRIDFQVPQRFYPRINDDTAIQLGFDAYPEQTFQGRVHRKVPLSDNSARTFLLRVLVDETEQPALIPGMSVRATLNLLVDGEGIVAPRDALLRYPDGRVSVWIVEDVNPSDKTAKVREQQVTLGLAFNNLIEIRSGLEVGQQVVVRGNESLQANQTVTLDNLTDE, encoded by the coding sequence ATGTCGACGAAAGACTATCTGGCGCAGCTGCGCGCGCCTGTCTGGTTAATGATGTGCGGGATCTTCCTCGCACATGAATCTTCTGCTGATGACACGTTAAAAGTGGCTGTGACCAGGGTCGAGCAGCGCGAGTTAATAGAAGAAGTTCCGCTTACCGGAACCGTGTCGTCACCAAAAATTTCCGTGCTGTCGAGTGAAGTGGCCGGACTGGTGAGTAACGTGCACGTGGATGCTGGCGATCAGGTTTCTGCTGGTGATTTGTTGTTGGAATTGGATAGTGAATTAAGTGCGATAGATCGCGACAGCGCCCGTGCGGCTGCGCGGGGCGCACGAGCAGCCTGGGAAGAAACCAAAAAGCGACTGGAAGATGCCCAGGCGTTGGTGGCCCAAAAAAATATCGCGGCCAGTGAGGTGCGCGCACTTGAAGCCCAAGTAGAGATTGACAATGCAAGCTGGCAAGCCGCTGATGCCGAAGCACGCCGTCAGGCGGCAGAATTTCAACGGCATCATCTCAACGCACCTTTCTCGGGGGTGGTCAGTCGCAAATTGGTTGAAGTCGGTGAGTGGTTAGCGCCGGGAGCCGAAGTCGTAGAACTGGTGGCAACGAACAATCTGCGTATTGATTTTCAGGTGCCGCAACGTTTTTATCCGCGTATCAACGATGACACGGCAATTCAATTGGGTTTTGATGCCTATCCCGAGCAGACATTTCAAGGGCGCGTGCATCGCAAAGTCCCCTTAAGTGATAACAGTGCACGCACATTTTTATTGCGCGTACTGGTGGATGAAACAGAGCAGCCGGCATTAATTCCCGGCATGTCGGTGCGGGCCACCTTGAATCTTCTGGTGGATGGTGAGGGGATTGTTGCGCCGCGCGATGCGTTGCTGCGTTATCCTGATGGGCGCGTGAGTGTCTGGATCGTAGAAGATGTTAATCCATCCGATAAAACCGCGAAGGTACGCGAACAGCAGGTCACGCTGGGTTTAGCGTTTAACAACCTGATAGAGATTCGCTCCGGTCTTGAGGTTGGTCAGCAAGTGGTCGTGCGGGGCAATGAATCATTGCAGGCGAACCAGACAGTTACGCTTGATAACCTCACCGATGAGTAA